A part of Streptantibioticus cattleyicolor NRRL 8057 = DSM 46488 genomic DNA contains:
- a CDS encoding acyl-CoA dehydrogenase family protein → MSAVTGLRARFAHPLALALDERDAFPERACRDLEEWGMHHYYVPAHLGGRLTSCPEFLGLIRVVAAHDLTVAIAHCKTFLGAVATWVAGTPEQSRWLAGQILAGTPVALGLTERGHGSDLLAGETTARPVPGGYRLDGEKWLINNATRAPLMSVLARTVPDGGPRGFDVLLADRRTMAEGDYRLLPKEYTHGIRGADISGIRFRGAFVPDHHRVGPPGSGLETVLKGLFLTRILCTALSLGAAEHALRIAARREAHTAARRRILADAYADLLGAEVLALLGARAIHLLPGELSLLSAAVKYTVPTWVNEALDALARYLGPDAGDPMFRKVRRDAALVGLFDGSTVVNLAAIANQFAVLAGGRRGARPLPEALADVRSAPPPGWDAQRITLLSPRGLSLLNGLPDRVALLPPGDCALLGRRLAALTAVVRAGLTPPGPRPSAAHFDAAARLACCVAGAAAIEVWLANRRHATGPLWHQGTWLAAVLTRVLTRLGERPSGDPGRDRLLCTVVAERVRAGAPLSLVEDPR, encoded by the coding sequence GTGAGCGCGGTGACCGGGCTGCGGGCCCGCTTCGCCCATCCGCTCGCCCTCGCCCTGGACGAGCGGGACGCCTTCCCGGAACGGGCCTGCCGGGACCTGGAGGAATGGGGGATGCACCACTACTACGTCCCGGCCCACCTCGGCGGGCGGCTCACCTCGTGCCCGGAGTTCCTGGGGCTGATCCGGGTCGTCGCGGCGCACGACCTGACGGTGGCGATCGCGCACTGCAAGACGTTCCTGGGCGCGGTGGCCACCTGGGTGGCCGGCACCCCGGAGCAGTCGCGGTGGCTGGCGGGGCAGATCCTGGCCGGCACCCCGGTCGCGCTGGGGCTGACCGAACGCGGCCACGGCAGCGACCTGCTCGCCGGGGAGACGACCGCCCGGCCGGTGCCCGGCGGCTACCGGCTGGACGGCGAGAAGTGGCTGATCAACAACGCCACCCGGGCCCCGCTGATGTCCGTACTGGCCCGCACCGTGCCGGACGGCGGCCCCCGGGGCTTCGACGTCCTGCTGGCCGACCGGCGGACCATGGCCGAGGGCGACTACCGCCTGCTGCCCAAGGAGTACACCCACGGCATCAGGGGCGCCGACATCAGCGGCATCCGCTTCCGGGGTGCCTTCGTCCCGGACCACCACCGGGTCGGCCCGCCCGGTTCGGGTCTGGAGACGGTGCTCAAAGGGCTCTTCCTCACCCGGATCCTGTGCACCGCGCTCTCCTTGGGGGCGGCGGAGCACGCGCTGCGCATCGCCGCCCGGCGCGAGGCGCACACCGCCGCGCGCCGCCGGATCCTCGCCGACGCCTACGCCGACCTGCTCGGCGCCGAGGTGCTGGCACTGCTGGGCGCCCGCGCGATCCATCTGCTGCCGGGCGAACTGTCGCTGCTCAGCGCCGCGGTGAAGTACACCGTGCCGACCTGGGTCAACGAGGCGCTCGACGCGCTGGCGCGCTACCTCGGGCCGGACGCGGGCGACCCGATGTTCCGCAAGGTGCGCCGGGACGCGGCGCTCGTCGGGCTCTTCGACGGCAGCACAGTGGTCAACCTGGCCGCGATCGCCAACCAGTTCGCCGTGCTGGCCGGCGGCCGGCGGGGCGCCCGTCCGCTGCCGGAGGCGCTGGCCGACGTGCGGTCCGCCCCGCCGCCGGGGTGGGACGCGCAACGCATCACGTTGCTGTCGCCGCGCGGGCTGTCGCTGCTGAACGGGCTGCCGGACCGGGTGGCGCTGCTGCCCCCCGGTGACTGCGCCCTGCTGGGCCGGCGGCTGGCCGCGCTGACCGCCGTCGTCCGCGCCGGGCTGACCCCGCCCGGGCCGCGTCCGTCGGCCGCCCACTTCGACGCGGCGGCGCGGCTCGCCTGCTGTGTCGCCGGGGCGGCGGCGATCGAGGTGTGGCTGGCCAACCGCCGCCACGCCACGGGTCCGTTGTGGCACCAGGGCACCTGGCTGGCGGCGGTGCTGACCCGGGTGCTGACCCGGCTCGGCGAGCGGCCGTCGGGCGACCCGGGACGCGACCGGCTGCTGTGTACGGTGGTGGCCGAACGCGTCCGGGCCGGCGCCCCGCTCTCCCTCGTCGAGGACCCGCGGTGA
- a CDS encoding acyl carrier protein — protein MNPAHAALREAVRFAAARRLYGTVILELPHVRATLAGAFADLLAADAAPDPATAYRLRTGALRELAVVMGARGYLRGGTHAAFGATMWTLLGTPPPPDDPAGFDAGLLQAARHALIRWRAARRLGQGDFRADGHWIRAVLLRVAGHRSGAVRPLPDPLTEALVTVLTHPTTGGPEPCGPPPTRQEAPMSEADIRQWLTGRIAGHLGIAPEEIDPGVKLRTYGLDSLDAMTLCVDIEEEYGLTVEPTLVWDHPTVESIAGRLASLLATASTGP, from the coding sequence GTGAACCCGGCCCACGCCGCGCTGCGGGAGGCCGTGCGCTTCGCCGCCGCCCGGCGGCTGTACGGGACGGTGATCCTGGAACTGCCGCACGTCCGGGCCACCCTCGCCGGGGCCTTCGCCGATCTGCTCGCCGCCGACGCCGCGCCCGACCCGGCGACTGCGTACCGGCTGCGCACCGGGGCGTTGCGCGAGCTGGCCGTGGTGATGGGCGCCCGCGGCTACCTGCGCGGCGGCACCCACGCCGCGTTCGGCGCCACCATGTGGACGCTGCTGGGCACTCCCCCGCCGCCGGACGATCCGGCCGGCTTCGACGCCGGGCTGCTCCAGGCGGCCCGGCACGCGCTGATCCGGTGGCGGGCCGCCCGGCGCCTGGGCCAAGGCGACTTCCGTGCCGACGGCCACTGGATCAGGGCCGTCCTGCTGCGGGTGGCCGGCCACCGCTCCGGCGCCGTCCGCCCGCTGCCCGACCCGCTCACCGAGGCGCTGGTCACCGTACTCACCCACCCCACCACCGGCGGCCCGGAACCCTGCGGGCCACCGCCGACCCGACAGGAGGCCCCCATGTCCGAAGCGGACATCCGGCAATGGCTGACCGGACGGATCGCCGGCCACCTCGGCATCGCCCCCGAAGAGATCGACCCCGGCGTCAAACTCCGCACCTACGGCCTCGACTCGCTCGACGCCATGACCCTGTGCGTGGACATCGAGGAGGAGTACGGCCTGACCGTCGAGCCCACGCTGGTGTGGGACCACCCGACCGTGGAATCCATCGCCGGTCGGCTGGCGTCCCTGCTGGCGACGGCTTCGACGGGGCCCTGA
- a CDS encoding TetR/AcrR family transcriptional regulator encodes MSSPSSPARGRPARIDRERTVRTALDLLDRSGLDALTMRRLADAMDVQAGALYRYFATKQDLLAAMAERMMDGVVDAAAGTCGGDWSERLTALARAMRAALLSRRDGARVFAGTHSTGANMLGFADTVVGVMRAAGFPDDDAARALYTLANFTVGHTLEEQAALQGENDGPADPGLLADAVAGGTYAHLAAGLPALTSTDFTRLFEFGLNLIVEGLRARR; translated from the coding sequence ATGAGTTCCCCGTCAAGCCCGGCCCGCGGCCGGCCCGCGCGCATCGACCGCGAGCGCACCGTGCGGACAGCCCTCGACCTGCTGGACCGGTCGGGGCTGGACGCGTTGACCATGAGGCGGCTCGCCGACGCGATGGACGTGCAGGCCGGTGCGCTGTACCGCTACTTCGCGACCAAGCAGGACCTGCTGGCGGCGATGGCCGAGCGCATGATGGACGGCGTCGTGGACGCCGCCGCCGGGACGTGCGGCGGCGACTGGAGCGAGCGGCTGACCGCCCTGGCCCGCGCGATGCGCGCGGCCCTGCTCTCCCGCCGTGACGGAGCGCGGGTGTTCGCCGGTACGCACTCGACGGGGGCGAACATGCTGGGCTTCGCCGACACGGTCGTCGGCGTCATGCGCGCGGCCGGCTTCCCCGACGACGACGCGGCGCGGGCGCTCTACACCCTGGCCAACTTCACCGTGGGCCACACCCTGGAGGAGCAGGCCGCCCTCCAGGGGGAAAACGACGGCCCGGCCGACCCGGGCCTCCTCGCCGACGCGGTGGCGGGCGGGACGTACGCGCACCTTGCGGCCGGGCTGCCCGCGCTCACCAGCACGGACTTCACCCGGCTCTTCGAGTTCGGTCTGAACCTGATCGTCGAGGGGCTGAGGGCGCGGCGGTGA
- a CDS encoding monooxygenase, with translation MDVDVIVVGAGPTGLMLACELALAGVRTRILERRTEPRRDSRALTLHPRSLELMDQRGLLDRFLALGRTVPGWHFAQLPTRLDFSALDSRHGYTLFLAQARTEALLAERARELGAQIRYGHEVVAVSQDGDGVEARVRGPRGDETFRARFAVGCDGGRSRIREAAGIGFPGTDETLTGVLGDVAVIDDDPAVLDAARARGVLVAPLEDGLTRLVYVDPERMRVPAREPVTLEEFRASLIRICGFDCGVGEPRWLSRFGNATRLAERYRSGRILLAGDAAHIHFPAAGQGLNTGLQDAMNLGWKLAAAVHGWSPPGLLDSYDEERNPVGRAVTGNTEVQTLLAELTLVPQYQRPGAALRELFDELLRVEEVNRELAAQVSALGTAYPPTNPGADPLVGRRMPDIGFTTTASEATRVYELLPQGRFVHLDLAGDPRLGAVVTGWGPRVTAVTVTERDDHTDLEGVREVLVRPDGHIAWATRTADLATRRDERHNALTAWAGTPS, from the coding sequence ATGGACGTCGATGTGATCGTCGTGGGCGCGGGACCGACCGGGCTGATGCTCGCGTGCGAGCTGGCCCTGGCCGGTGTGCGGACCCGGATCCTGGAGCGCCGTACCGAGCCGCGGCGGGACTCGCGGGCGCTCACCCTGCATCCGCGCAGCCTGGAGCTGATGGATCAACGCGGGCTGCTGGACCGGTTCCTGGCGCTCGGCCGGACCGTGCCCGGCTGGCACTTCGCCCAGCTCCCCACCCGTCTGGACTTCTCCGCGCTGGACTCCCGGCACGGCTACACCCTCTTCCTCGCCCAGGCCCGCACCGAGGCGCTGCTCGCCGAGCGGGCCCGCGAACTGGGGGCGCAGATCCGGTACGGGCACGAGGTCGTCGCCGTGAGCCAGGACGGCGACGGGGTCGAGGCGCGGGTACGGGGCCCCCGGGGCGACGAGACGTTCCGCGCCCGGTTCGCGGTCGGGTGCGACGGCGGACGCAGCCGGATACGGGAGGCCGCCGGGATCGGCTTCCCGGGCACCGACGAGACACTCACCGGTGTGCTCGGCGACGTCGCCGTCATCGACGACGACCCGGCGGTCCTCGATGCGGCCCGGGCCCGTGGCGTTCTGGTCGCGCCGCTGGAGGACGGTCTGACCAGGCTGGTCTACGTGGACCCGGAACGGATGCGGGTGCCGGCCCGTGAGCCGGTGACCCTGGAGGAGTTCCGCGCGTCCCTGATCCGGATCTGCGGCTTCGACTGCGGTGTCGGCGAGCCCCGTTGGCTCTCCCGCTTCGGCAACGCCACCCGCCTCGCGGAGCGTTACCGCTCCGGCCGGATCCTGCTGGCCGGCGACGCGGCCCACATCCACTTCCCCGCGGCGGGCCAAGGGCTCAACACCGGCCTCCAGGACGCCATGAACCTCGGCTGGAAGCTGGCCGCCGCCGTCCACGGCTGGTCGCCGCCCGGCCTGCTGGACAGCTACGACGAGGAACGCAACCCGGTCGGCCGGGCGGTCACCGGGAACACCGAGGTGCAGACGCTCCTCGCGGAGCTGACGCTCGTCCCCCAGTACCAACGCCCCGGTGCGGCACTCCGCGAACTCTTCGACGAACTCCTGCGCGTCGAAGAGGTCAACCGCGAACTCGCCGCCCAGGTCTCCGCGCTCGGCACCGCCTACCCGCCGACGAACCCCGGGGCCGACCCGCTGGTGGGACGGCGGATGCCCGACATCGGTTTCACCACCACCGCGTCGGAGGCGACACGGGTCTACGAGCTGCTGCCCCAGGGCCGGTTCGTCCACCTCGACCTCGCCGGCGACCCTCGACTCGGGGCGGTCGTCACAGGCTGGGGCCCACGCGTCACCGCCGTCACCGTCACCGAACGGGACGACCACACGGACCTGGAGGGGGTGCGCGAAGTCCTCGTACGCCCCGACGGCCACATCGCCTGGGCCACCCGCACCGCCGACCTCGCCACGCGCCGCGACGAGCGGCACAACGCCCTCACCGCCTGGGCCGGGACGCCCTCCTGA
- a CDS encoding D-alanyl-D-alanine carboxypeptidase family protein, which yields MRDGAAGAADKADQASAKPGAADNGKVSEDEANSRPRAASWGAGADGEGKPAARGTEAEDGGDGDGDGKAGPADQHTELIKAPANANANANTNAASDSEPARTSTFVPLKTDDAPAPKPPTPFKAPTPQARPEATPAAPPRPAAAPPAETPAEPQTPLDLLAQLTNTPPPVTPVRTAVRRVKIWAPLVVLLGIVFVVVQAMRPLPAPKLAIDGKSSSVFEGATPSLPWPTEGQAIVDVDGLGRVGSYGEMKPLPIGSVAKVMTTYIVLRDHPLKKGENGPLIDVDQKAEDDFTNGLKEKESVVEVHKGQKISELEALEAVMLPSANNVARLLARWDAGTEEAFIKKMNDTAKELGMANTTYTDASGLVESTVSTAEDQVKLGKKAMQDPVFREMSRATQYDSTTASGTGSGVEYQKTQRNFNKLVPMYGVVGIKTGSTTIAGGNLLFAAEKTVGDSTQLIIGAVFGQHRSPIIDTATDYSKQLVLAVGQALTTSTVVKKGEVVGHVDDGLGGTTPVVAAKDLTVVGWPGLKVELKLTTGGKALPHTAKAGTRVGELTAGGGMGEVRVPVVLQKDLAEPSFGAKLTRVS from the coding sequence ATGCGAGACGGCGCGGCCGGTGCCGCCGACAAGGCCGATCAGGCTTCCGCCAAGCCCGGCGCCGCCGACAACGGCAAGGTCTCCGAGGACGAGGCCAACTCCCGGCCCAGGGCTGCCTCCTGGGGAGCCGGTGCAGACGGTGAGGGCAAGCCCGCGGCCCGGGGCACCGAGGCCGAGGACGGCGGCGACGGCGACGGCGACGGCAAGGCCGGCCCCGCCGACCAGCACACCGAGCTGATCAAGGCTCCCGCGAACGCGAACGCGAACGCGAACACGAACGCGGCCTCCGACTCCGAGCCCGCGCGCACCAGCACGTTCGTCCCGCTGAAGACGGACGACGCCCCGGCGCCGAAGCCGCCCACGCCGTTCAAGGCACCCACGCCGCAGGCCAGGCCCGAGGCGACACCGGCGGCTCCTCCGCGGCCGGCGGCAGCTCCTCCGGCCGAGACTCCGGCGGAACCCCAGACCCCGCTGGACCTGCTCGCCCAGCTGACGAACACTCCGCCGCCGGTGACCCCGGTGCGCACGGCGGTTCGCCGGGTGAAGATCTGGGCGCCGCTGGTGGTGCTCCTCGGGATCGTCTTCGTGGTTGTGCAGGCGATGCGCCCGTTGCCTGCTCCGAAGCTGGCGATCGACGGCAAGTCCTCCTCCGTCTTCGAGGGCGCCACGCCGTCGTTGCCCTGGCCCACCGAGGGTCAGGCGATCGTGGACGTCGACGGGCTCGGCCGGGTCGGTTCGTACGGTGAGATGAAGCCGCTGCCCATCGGCAGTGTGGCCAAGGTGATGACGACGTACATCGTCCTGCGCGACCACCCGCTGAAGAAGGGGGAGAACGGGCCGCTGATCGACGTCGACCAGAAGGCCGAGGACGACTTCACCAACGGCCTCAAGGAGAAGGAGTCGGTGGTCGAGGTCCACAAGGGGCAGAAGATCTCCGAGTTGGAGGCCCTGGAGGCGGTCATGCTGCCGTCCGCGAACAACGTCGCGCGGTTGCTGGCCCGTTGGGACGCGGGCACCGAGGAGGCGTTCATCAAGAAGATGAACGACACCGCCAAGGAGCTCGGCATGGCGAACACCACCTACACCGACGCCAGCGGCCTGGTGGAGAGCACCGTCAGCACGGCCGAGGACCAGGTGAAGCTGGGCAAGAAGGCGATGCAGGACCCGGTCTTCCGGGAGATGTCCAGGGCGACCCAGTACGACTCCACGACCGCGTCCGGGACGGGCAGCGGCGTCGAGTACCAGAAGACGCAGCGCAACTTCAACAAGCTCGTCCCGATGTACGGCGTCGTCGGTATCAAGACCGGTTCCACGACCATTGCCGGTGGCAACCTGCTCTTCGCCGCGGAGAAGACGGTCGGCGACTCCACGCAGCTGATCATCGGCGCGGTCTTCGGGCAGCACAGGAGCCCGATCATCGACACCGCCACCGACTACAGCAAGCAGCTCGTCCTGGCCGTGGGCCAGGCGCTGACCACCAGCACCGTTGTGAAGAAGGGCGAGGTCGTCGGCCACGTCGACGACGGCCTGGGCGGGACGACCCCGGTGGTGGCGGCCAAGGATCTGACGGTGGTCGGCTGGCCCGGTCTCAAGGTCGAGCTGAAGCTCACCACCGGGGGCAAGGCCCTCCCGCACACGGCGAAGGCCGGTACGCGGGTCGGCGAGTTGACGGCGGGTGGCGGCATGGGTGAGGTGAGGGTTCCCGTGGTGTTGCAGAAGGACCTCGCCGAGCCGTCGTTCGGCGCGAAGCTGACACGCGTGTCCTGA
- a CDS encoding SDR family oxidoreductase, producing MIIVTGVTGKLGRRTVERLLERVPADRVGVSVRDPRKAQDLADRGVRVRQGSFDDPASLAHSFEGAEQLLLVSLDRTGPECVSGHRAAIDAAVRAGVGRILYTSQMGAAHDARFQACRDHARTEDLLRATGLPWTALRNGFYASSALQFLESARHTGDIALPADGPVAWTGHDDLAEATAVILAEEARFEGPTPPLTGPAALDFDTVAEIASQATGRPFTRTVVPDDAFREQILAHGTPAPIADLMLSIFAAARNGEFTAVDPTLAELIGREPAAFRTHLERAWAE from the coding sequence ATGATCATCGTGACCGGAGTCACCGGAAAGCTCGGCCGCCGCACCGTCGAGCGTCTCCTGGAGCGCGTCCCCGCCGACCGCGTCGGCGTCAGCGTCCGCGACCCCCGCAAGGCTCAAGACCTCGCCGACCGCGGCGTCCGCGTCCGGCAGGGCAGCTTCGACGACCCCGCCTCGCTCGCGCACTCCTTCGAGGGCGCCGAGCAACTGCTCCTCGTCTCCCTCGACCGCACGGGCCCGGAGTGCGTCAGCGGCCACCGCGCCGCCATCGACGCCGCCGTGCGGGCCGGCGTCGGCCGCATCCTCTACACCAGCCAGATGGGCGCCGCCCACGACGCCCGCTTCCAGGCATGCCGCGACCACGCCCGGACCGAGGACCTGCTGCGCGCCACCGGCCTGCCCTGGACGGCCCTGCGCAACGGCTTCTACGCCTCCAGCGCCCTGCAGTTCCTGGAGTCCGCCCGCCACACCGGCGACATCGCCCTCCCCGCCGACGGCCCCGTCGCCTGGACCGGCCACGACGACCTCGCCGAGGCCACCGCGGTGATCCTCGCCGAGGAGGCCCGCTTCGAGGGGCCCACCCCGCCGCTCACCGGCCCGGCGGCGCTCGACTTCGACACCGTCGCCGAGATCGCGTCCCAGGCCACCGGACGGCCCTTCACCCGCACCGTCGTCCCCGACGACGCCTTCCGCGAGCAGATCCTGGCGCACGGCACCCCGGCCCCGATCGCCGACCTGATGCTGAGCATCTTCGCCGCGGCGCGCAATGGCGAGTTCACCGCTGTCGACCCGACCCTGGCCGAGCTGATCGGGCGAGAGCCCGCCGCCTTCCGCACCCATCTGGAGCGTGCCTGGGCCGAATAG
- a CDS encoding TetR/AcrR family transcriptional regulator, with protein sequence MATRDSTDSPRRRIVEAAVELLENGGPDAVSTRAVAAAAGMQPPAIYRLFGDKEGLLEAVAEHGYARFLEKKREQLDPAPQDPVEELRRGWDMVVEFGVSRPELFAVMNRATGRGSDAAHRAGLEILHGRVRRLAAGGWLRVDEELAAQIIQATGQGAVTTWHSTPADRRDPALLTVLRESMVAAVTRAEPAVPAAESGPAAAARALRAALPDDADVLSDAEQRLLREWLTRLAADGGRPPT encoded by the coding sequence ATGGCTACGCGCGACTCCACCGACAGCCCTCGGCGCCGCATCGTCGAGGCGGCCGTCGAGCTACTGGAGAACGGCGGCCCCGACGCGGTGAGCACCCGCGCGGTCGCCGCCGCGGCCGGAATGCAGCCGCCGGCGATCTACCGCCTCTTCGGCGACAAGGAGGGGCTCCTCGAGGCCGTCGCCGAGCACGGCTACGCGCGGTTCCTGGAGAAGAAGCGCGAACAGCTCGACCCCGCCCCGCAGGACCCGGTGGAGGAGTTGCGCCGCGGCTGGGACATGGTGGTCGAGTTCGGGGTCTCCCGCCCCGAGTTGTTCGCGGTGATGAACCGGGCCACCGGCCGGGGATCGGACGCGGCGCACCGCGCGGGCCTGGAGATCCTCCATGGGCGGGTGCGTCGGCTGGCGGCCGGGGGGTGGCTGCGGGTCGACGAGGAGCTGGCCGCCCAGATCATCCAGGCAACCGGCCAGGGCGCTGTCACCACCTGGCACTCCACCCCCGCGGACCGCCGCGATCCGGCGCTGCTGACCGTCCTGCGCGAGTCCATGGTCGCGGCCGTCACCCGCGCCGAGCCGGCGGTCCCCGCCGCGGAGTCCGGCCCCGCCGCGGCGGCCCGCGCCCTGCGCGCCGCCCTCCCCGACGACGCCGATGTCCTGAGCGACGCCGAGCAACGCCTGCTGCGTGAGTGGCTCACGCGCCTGGCGGCCGACGGTGGCAGGCCGCCTACCTGA
- a CDS encoding SDR family NAD(P)-dependent oxidoreductase, translating into MTHKQHPIGSGFTAASTADEVLAGIDLSGRNVVITGGHVGLGLQATRALAEAGASVVVGSRNPDGATSALAGIEGVEVSRLDLLDPPSIDAFAARYLDSGRPLHVLLNNAGIMAPAELVLDARGYEVQFATNHLGHFQLTLGLLSALRAAHGARVVNTTSGATRICDIRWEDPHFATGYDGHLAYAQSKTANVLFAVELDRRWAGHGIRGYAAHPGIVVGTHLGNSMPAEQVRAMNLAMGLVDESGRPVIDPGSGKKTPQQGAATIVFAATSPLLDTIGGVYLKDNDVSPLDEAPDPDVQGAELIRSQNVVPHSIDPRSAQRLWELSERLLKA; encoded by the coding sequence ATGACACACAAGCAGCACCCCATCGGGTCCGGTTTCACCGCCGCATCGACGGCTGACGAGGTCCTCGCCGGCATCGACCTGTCCGGTAGGAATGTCGTGATCACCGGTGGTCACGTCGGACTCGGTCTGCAGGCCACTCGTGCGCTGGCCGAGGCCGGCGCCTCGGTCGTCGTCGGCTCGCGCAACCCCGACGGCGCGACGTCCGCGCTGGCCGGGATCGAGGGCGTCGAGGTGAGCCGGCTGGACCTCCTGGACCCGCCCTCGATCGACGCTTTCGCCGCACGCTACCTGGACTCCGGTCGTCCGCTCCACGTGCTGCTCAACAACGCGGGCATCATGGCCCCCGCCGAGCTGGTGCTGGACGCGCGCGGCTACGAGGTGCAGTTCGCGACCAACCACCTCGGACACTTCCAGCTGACCCTGGGTCTGCTGTCCGCCCTGCGGGCCGCGCACGGCGCCCGGGTCGTCAATACCACCTCCGGCGCGACGCGCATCTGCGACATCCGCTGGGAGGACCCGCACTTCGCCACCGGCTACGACGGCCACCTGGCCTATGCGCAGTCCAAGACCGCCAACGTGCTCTTCGCCGTCGAACTGGACCGCCGGTGGGCCGGCCACGGGATCCGCGGCTACGCGGCGCACCCCGGCATCGTTGTGGGCACCCATCTGGGCAACTCCATGCCCGCGGAACAGGTGCGGGCCATGAACCTGGCCATGGGGCTGGTCGACGAGTCCGGCCGACCGGTCATCGACCCCGGGAGCGGGAAGAAGACGCCACAGCAGGGGGCCGCGACCATCGTGTTCGCGGCCACCAGCCCGCTGCTCGACACGATCGGCGGCGTCTACCTGAAAGACAATGACGTCTCACCACTGGACGAGGCCCCGGATCCCGACGTCCAAGGTGCCGAGCTGATCCGCTCGCAGAACGTCGTGCCGCACTCGATCGACCCGCGGTCCGCACAGCGGCTGTGGGAACTGAGCGAACGACTCCTCAAGGCGTAG
- a CDS encoding AraC family transcriptional regulator gives MAQVVNDQLSEVFDLVKIRGLVSGGFASRGPWVARAPIEDPLKLIAMVSGRSRLTTDGVDEPIELEPGDVAILNNRSWIEQEGGTGGGARTEILPQEDFARLADADRGTDDVVIGIAVDLNAAGRSLLSQALPALGHVRASAATATNLRGNLDRLFDEVTGDRIGSAFAVGQYGQLLLLDVLRAYVDQCELPPGWLRLLTDERLRPALSLMHTEPAGRWGLRELANAAGMSRTSFAVRFRTLAGQPPLTYLNRWRMLLAQRALRDGDVQIGSLAVELGYASESAFSTAFKRELGESPLRYRQRHRQ, from the coding sequence GTGGCGCAGGTCGTGAACGATCAACTCTCCGAGGTGTTCGACCTCGTCAAGATCCGCGGTCTGGTGTCGGGCGGGTTCGCGTCCAGGGGTCCCTGGGTCGCGCGCGCCCCCATCGAGGACCCACTGAAACTCATCGCGATGGTGTCCGGCCGCTCCCGGCTGACCACCGACGGCGTCGACGAGCCGATCGAGCTCGAACCGGGCGACGTCGCCATCCTGAACAACCGGTCATGGATCGAGCAGGAGGGCGGCACCGGGGGCGGAGCCCGCACCGAGATCCTGCCCCAGGAGGACTTCGCGCGGCTTGCCGACGCCGACCGCGGCACCGACGACGTCGTCATCGGGATCGCCGTCGATCTCAACGCCGCCGGTCGGTCGCTGCTGTCGCAGGCACTCCCGGCGTTGGGACACGTCCGGGCATCGGCCGCCACCGCGACCAACCTGCGAGGCAATCTCGACCGGCTCTTCGACGAGGTGACCGGAGACCGGATCGGCTCCGCCTTCGCCGTGGGGCAGTACGGCCAACTCCTGTTGCTCGACGTGCTACGCGCCTACGTCGACCAGTGCGAACTGCCCCCTGGATGGCTGCGGTTGCTGACCGACGAACGGCTGCGCCCGGCGCTCAGCCTGATGCACACCGAACCCGCGGGGCGCTGGGGCTTGCGGGAACTCGCCAACGCCGCGGGGATGTCCCGCACATCGTTCGCGGTACGCTTCCGCACCCTGGCCGGCCAGCCGCCGCTGACCTACCTCAACCGTTGGCGGATGCTTCTGGCGCAGCGCGCACTGCGTGACGGGGATGTCCAGATCGGCTCACTCGCCGTCGAGCTGGGCTATGCGTCGGAGAGCGCGTTCAGCACCGCGTTCAAAAGGGAGTTGGGGGAGTCACCACTGCGCTACCGGCAGCGGCACCGGCAGTAG